The window tcagagccatcgatgtgtctgcttgggggggatatatacggctgtgattataatcgaagagaattctcttggtagataatgcggtctacatttgatgggggaggaattctaaatcaggtgaacagaaggatttgagttcctgtatgtttctttcatcacaccatgtcacgttagccataaggcatacgcccccgcccctcttcttaccagaaagatgtttgtttctgtcggcgcgatgcgtggagatgtgtttatatccctgttaatGTGCATTTATCCTATGCCAAGTcatccacatgacaggtgtgacatatacacaggtgcaccttgtgctgtggacaataaaaggccattctatgatatgcagttttgtctcacaacacaatgccacaacagatgtctcaagttgagggagtgctACTTTAAGCCACCTCTAAAGTAGTTTTAGACAATTTGGCAGTAcacccaaccggcctcacaaccgcagacaacaTGTAACCACGgcagcctaggacctccacatccggctagGCAGGCCATTTTTTGGGATGTACTGGAccgtccgcaccaccctctgtagggcTTTGCGGtcgagggcagtgcagttgccataccaagcagtgttGCAGCCATTCAAGAtgatctcaatggtgcagctgtataactttgaggagctgagggcccatgccaaatcttttcagcctcctgagggggaagaggtactgtcgtgccctcttcacgactgtacgagtatgtgtggaccatgttaagttcTTAGTGACAGCCCAGTCGATGTGGATGGAGGTGTGCTCACTCCCCATTCCCTGTAGTTCACGCTCTTACTAACATTGAGGGATTGTtttcctggcatcacactgccaggttATGTGCCTTTTCCTACCAACCAGGGTTTCAAGAAAGTTGACAAAGACCTCAAGTCTGTCCATAGAGCCTCTGAACTTACATGAATGTGTACTTTACAGGTTAGTCCTACTGTTGCTTAGGCTGCTGCTCAGTCAAGACTAAGATATTATCCTTTAACCATTTAATCAGTTCATTCAGGAAAAACTTTGTGCTCTCCTCTGAACTACTGCATATGACATACTGTACTCACCCATACTAGAATCTCTTTCTTTGCAGAGTCAATTAAACATTCTCAGCTCCTTGGCTCCAGAGGGAGAGGCTTCAAATCAAATTATTTTCCTCATTAAATGACATCGCATTATTTTTTGTTgccattcatttgcattttagttGGGGATTGTGTGGTGACTAACCACAACCTGTGAAATCATTTAAGCAGATGAGAATTTGTAAAATTATGCATCTGTTCTGCTGAAAAATTTAAATAAAGTGAATGTACACAAGTGCGTCAAATTAGTTGCAAGTGTCAAAAAGAATTCAAGAAAATCACTTATAACAAATATTCCTTTTATTTTCAAGACAGCAAATAGCCAATCAAATATAAACATGAGTGAAATTAAATACAAATTTCATTTGCAGTGAATAATTGTCTTGGCATCATTAGAGAAGCTAATTCACTACCCCAAAATGGAAAGGTTTAAAGACAAATGACATTCACCTGACACCACATTAGATAATGCATAACCACTAACACTGCCCAAGTGTTTCTACCTGTCAAGAGGATTGATATCAAAATATCTGTCCTCTTATTAAATATACTGAAAATTATGTGGAATCAAAAAGGAATTtagcctccccctccctcttcatagCAATGTGACACGGTTTGTTAGTCAATGTTTTCTACATAAAattataaaaaagacagacttatcagttttttaaatttttttaaatcgTCAAAAACAGCAACCGTCCTTGGGTGTTCCGGAGTCCACATTAAAATGTTAAACTAGACACGTTGTTCTGGAGTTCTGGAGGCAGCAGAACATCGTTGGCGGTCAATCAAGGGCACTTTCTGTCCACACACTGCTTACCGCCCTCCTCGTACTCTTGTTTCGAGATCCACATTTGCTGGAAAGTTCCCTAGGGTAAAAGAAAACATGACACTTTAGGTCAAAGTAATATCAtgttataataaaaaaataaataataatcaggCAAACACACAAATCATAGTGAGCTAGTGACCAGAAGCATTGCAATACAGTAAAAGTATATGGAAGTGAACTCACTAGTGATGCCAGGATTGAGCCTCCTATCCAGGCACTGAACCTGCGCTCCaccgttgtgttgttggctatcaACTTCAGCCTCATGCTctgaacagaggagagaagatgggcACCAAGATTACTAACTTTAAGAGTACCACAAATGGATGAAGTAAGTCATTGAGAAATACTTTAGTGTAGCACTCACAGGGGGGGTCTTCTGAGAGAGTTCTCTGGTGAGTCGGTCCGTGAAGCCAGAGATGAGTGTGTTGCCGCCGGTGaccaccacactaccataaaGACCCTGGGACAAAGATCAAAAGTCAGTTCTGTAGAACCTCTTCATTCAAGTGGGGGAAAAAGGTCAACTGGCCTCAACCTTGCTTTAACATGTCATTCTGAATAACAAACATACCAAGTGTCACTCACAAAATACATAGGTCTTGAATGTAGGCACCTACCGGCCGAATATCAATGTCACACATTCCCACACTGGTGGTCACCACGTGGCCGACTCCCAACATGGTGTTGCCAGACAGACCCTGTGGAGGAGAACCGGAACAGACGGTTAGAACACTGAACATTCTGAACACCACATTTCAGACAGGTCCGGTCACATAGGATGATTAAGGCTTTTTGACAATCGGCGATTCTTACCTTGGCATTGGAAGGGTCGAAAAGGCCCTCTGGAATCTTCAGCCTCTCTGCCCCAAAGTCACAGTTGTATCCATTGGGCAGCTCGTAGTGAACTGTGGGCATCTGGGCTGCAACTCTGTGGGAGAGAGGATTACATTTCAAAACAATGGAGAAATAACCCTTTAAGGGACGGAACTATTCTGTGGTGGTTATTGTGAAATGTTTGAATGGAGTAGATTATGGTGGACTCACTGTTCATCGTACGGCGAGTCTGAGACCTGCAGCACGGAGGCCTGGAAATCCTGGATCACAGTCTGGAGACAGGGCAAAAAATATTAAATACTCAAGCAGCAGGGCCTGACATGAACTTTTTTAGCCACTTGTAGGACAGATTTTTTTACTTGTCCAAAAGCTCAATTCACTTatcccacccccccaaaaaagatcCGTTATAAATTAAGAGCGGCGATCTAAAGATGCATCAAAGAGCATGGGTAATATGACTCGGATTATGGCCTTTGACTGATTGTTAATTTGAAAATGAATAGAGTTGATTTGCAAATGAATAGAACATAAGAGAAATGATGGTTTCAATGACAAAGTGTTTTAAATAATTCTCAACATTTTCATGGTCGTATTTTTGGTTAGGCTAGGTTACTTTAAAACAAGGTGAGACACGATTCATAAAATGACATAAAACATTCAGGTTTTAAACAATAACATTTATGGTTAAATAGTTTCCAAATGCTGACCACCTATGCACAGATTCAAGGTGGGTGATGTGCAAACAGGCACTATTTTATCTAAATGAACCGTGCCTCGAGTACATCGATAGAAACAAGCCTTTAGATGTTAATTATCCTTCATTATGTTTGTCAAAAAATTACTGGCTGGAAAAAATTACTTAAAAAAATTACTTATTAAAATTACTTATTTAGCCTATATTTATGTAATTAGAAAGTCTCATTAAAGTTTGGCTACATTTTCTGGCGCCTCGCTCGTGTCAGCATCAGTTTAGACATGAGGCTGTAGGCCATACGCacttacagggccttcagaaagtattcacacccctgtgacttattccacatgttgttgtgttacagcatgaatttaaaaaggattcaattgagattttatGTCACTGAcctataattccactttgactttaTGTTTTAGATGATTTACTTTTGAAAATTAATACAaaattgaaaagctgaaatgtcttgagtcaataactattcaatctcttatggcaagcctaaataagttgtTGTAATCGTAATTTTTTTTTAGTAAGTAAGATATGTGGCAAGGATGTACTCTGTGCAatagtgttaaacatgatttttgaatgactacctcatctttgtaacccacacatacaattatctgtagggtccctcagtagagcagtgcatttaaaacacagattcaaccacaaagaccagggaggtttaaTGCcttgcaaagggcacctattggttggtagatgggtaatagaaaaatatatacactaccattcaaaagtttggggtcacatagaaatatccttgtttttgaaaggaaagcacattttttttgcccattaaaataacatcaaattgatgttgtaaatgactattgtagctgggtcaaaatggccagaaacgaagaactttcttctgaaactcgtcagtctattcttattctgagaaattaaggctattccatgccagaaatggccaagaaactgaagatctcgtacaacgctgtgtactactcccattACAGAACAGTGCaatctggctctaaccagaatagaaagggggtgggaggccccggtgcactgAGCAAGAGGTCCAccagtacattagtgtctagtttgagaaacagacgcctcacgaGTCCTCAACTGgcggcttcattaaatagtacccgcaaaacaccagtctcaacgtcaacagtgaagagtcgtctccgggatgctggccttctagacagagtccctctgtccagtgtctgttcttttgcccatcttttcttttattggccagtctgagatatgtatttttctttgcaactctgcctagaaggccagcatcctggagtggcctgcacgagatcttcagtttcttggcaatttctcgcatggaatagccttcatgtctcagaacaagaatagactgacaagtttcagaagaaagttctttgcttctggccattttgagcctatgATCGAACCAACAAACGcttatgctccagatactcaactactcTAAAGGCCATTttttttgcttctttaatcagaacaacagttttcagctgtgctaatataactgcaaaagggttttctaatgatcaattacctTTTAAAacgatacacttggattagctaacacaataaACTTAATCACagggccaaatatacactggggtTGCTTACCAAAGATGACATTGAGTGTTCCTGGGTggactagttacagttttgacctaaatcagcttgaaaatctatgacaagaattgatcaacaaccaacatgacagagcttgaaacattttttaaaaaagaataatgtgtaaatattgtacaatccaggtgttcaAAGTTatttgagacttacccagaaagactcacagctgtaaatcgctgccaaaggtgattttaacacgtattgactcagggggttgaatacttatgtaagtgttTTCTCATTGGTATTTAATTTTTTTGccttttaaatccattttaatcctacattgtaacaaaacattttggaaaaagtcaaagggatGAGAAtattttccaaaggcactgtaataATAAATCCCCTACACTTTGACATGTAGCTAGGTTTTATTGTTTATGTACATGAAAATGTGATTTGAATATTATTCCAATGTTGGCCTCTCTAATCCAATTCTGATCGGAGTAATTGTTTGATAGGCCTACTGTGATTCCCCCCTTCTTGTCCATACAGACAAAGTAAATCTATATTCCTCTTCTCCAACAAGAGGACAAGTGTTAACTCACGAGCCTTGTAGCAGTAATGAAAATTCACTAAAGAAAATGTAAATGATGAAGACAGGTTTATATCACGTCTATGATCCATATGATTCGGTGACACATAGGACTGTTTATGACTTTCTGTTTATGATAGCACACATAACTACTTACATTACACATGTAGTTGTGCCAGGAACGGGTGACTTGGGGTAGTTTCTCCTTCTTCTTCCAGCTTGCTGGGGCTCCTTCACGTACTGCATCCTACAATGAGAAACTCTAAGATTAGCAGTGTGCCATCTCAATGGAAGAGAAgtaccctggtcccagatctgtttgtgctgtttatGGAAATGACCATAGTTGgcgagacagcacaaacagatctgggaccaggcgaaAGAGAGTGTAATAATACGGAGCCAGGGATAAAAGGCTACCAAGTCTTGATGTCAGGAATATGAGGAATTCCTGATAAATTCAGAGAAATCTCATCCCAGAGTGTGACGGGCGAAGACAATCACAGGACAATGAAGAATGTCACATTTTGTGGTATGAGAAATCAAAATATGAAGGATGAATGGGATTCCTGTGAAGTCGGGTTCCTATCATGTTTCTTTCCCCTAGTGCTTATTCAATTATGGATATCGCTTTAGGTTTTGTAGATTGACTTTTTCAAGCATGCTGTGTGACATGCTCATTTAAATTCATGCTAATGCAAATACAAGACAATAGAGAATGACAAGGGAATTCCAATTAACTAGACCACTAGACCAATGTAGGGCTTTTGGTATGGAGTTGATCAAACAAATTTTGTCTATACCAATTTTATGGCCCATGTCAACTTGATGTTCATGCACGCACTGTATGGGAACCAAAGACCTGAGTTAGAGCATCACTTGTATTAATTGTTATTGGTCAATCATTAAATTACAGACAGCCTTAATATTACATGCAGATACCCAAACAGACCCAAGTGACTAATGAAACATCGAGCAGATGAAGGGAAATCCATGAGACAACATTAATATGTAaagatattttttaaatatctaaGTACTTACACCACCCCACCACCGTAACTTGAGGAATAGCACCAAAAAAAAGTGAGATGTGGAATCTCTGAAATGAGTAGTTTTGACTTACTTTAGCAGGTCTCACCTTTGAGGCAATCATGTAAGGAGGGACTATTTCAACATTTAACTCTTGAAATAGCTCTCTACATTGCATGCTCATAAAATCCCCAGCAAGGGGAGACTTGACAATGCCTGAAACAAAATACCAAAAAGGTGTCACTGGTTGTTTTGGGGAAAGGATATTGAAGACA is drawn from Oncorhynchus tshawytscha isolate Ot180627B linkage group LG05, Otsh_v2.0, whole genome shotgun sequence and contains these coding sequences:
- the LOC112250615 gene encoding actin-like protein 6A isoform X1, which encodes MSGGVYGGDEVGALVFDIGSYTVRAGYAGEDCPKADFPTVIGVTLDREDGSTPMETDGGDKGKQGTNYFIDTNQLRVARENMEVMSPLKNGMIEDWDSFQAILDHTYKMHFKSEPSMHPVLMSEASWNTRAKREKLTELMFEHYNIPAFFLCKTAVLSSFANGRSTGLVLDSGATHTTAIPVHDGYVLQQGIVKSPLAGDFMSMQCRELFQELNVEIVPPYMIASKVRPAKDAVREGAPASWKKKEKLPQVTRSWHNYMCNTVIQDFQASVLQVSDSPYDEQVAAQMPTVHYELPNGYNCDFGAERLKIPEGLFDPSNAKGLSGNTMLGVGHVVTTSVGMCDIDIRPGLYGSVVVTGGNTLISGFTDRLTRELSQKTPPSMRLKLIANNTTVERRFSAWIGGSILASLGTFQQMWISKQEYEEGGKQCVDRKCP
- the LOC112250615 gene encoding actin-like protein 6A isoform X2 yields the protein MSGGVYGGDEVGALVFDIGSYTVRAGYAGEDCPKADFPTVIGVTLDREDGSTPMETDGGDKGKQGTNYFIDTNQLRVARENMEVMSPLKNGMIEDWDSFQAILDHTYKMHFKSEPSMHPVLMSEASWNTRAKREKLTELMFEHYNIPAFFLCKTAVLSSFANGRSTGLVLDSGATHTTAIPVHDGYVLQQGIVKSPLAGDFMSMQCRELFQELNVEIVPPYMIASKDAVREGAPASWKKKEKLPQVTRSWHNYMCNTVIQDFQASVLQVSDSPYDEQVAAQMPTVHYELPNGYNCDFGAERLKIPEGLFDPSNAKGLSGNTMLGVGHVVTTSVGMCDIDIRPGLYGSVVVTGGNTLISGFTDRLTRELSQKTPPSMRLKLIANNTTVERRFSAWIGGSILASLGTFQQMWISKQEYEEGGKQCVDRKCP